From the Rhizobium sp. ARZ01 genome, the window GGTCGGCGACGATGGTCTCCTGGATCGGCTTGCCTGTGTCGAGCGTCTCAAGCTCCGAGAGCTCGCGGTTGCGCTCGCGCATGATCTCGGCGGCGCGCTTGAGGATGCGCCCGCGCGCCGTCGGGCTCATCGCTGCCCATTCGGGCTGGGCGCGCTTGGCAGCCGCGATCGCCTTCTCGACGATCGCGGGCGTTGCCGCATGCAGCCGCGCGATCACCTCGCCGGTGGCGGGATAGAGGCTCTCGAACGGCGTGCCGGCGGTGTCCTCGACATATTCGCCGTCGATGAAGTGGCTGGCTTTCGGCTGGGCTCTCATCTCATTCTCCCCGCGGGTAGCGTTTGGATTCCTCGAGGTTGTCGAGGTTCATGTGGTTGCGCATGTAGCGCTCGGAAGCCTTTTGCAGCGGCTGGTGATCCCAGGGATAGTAAGCGCCGTTGCGCAGCGCCTCGTAGACCAGCCAGCGTCGCGCCTGGCTCTCGCGCACGGCGGCATCGAAAGCCTCCATGTCCCAGCGCGCCTCGCGCATCTGCCGGAAGGCCTCCAGCGTCGCCTTGACGATTGGGTCGGAGGAGGACGCCAGATTGGTCAGCTCCAACGGATCGGCCTCGAGATCGTAAAGTTGTTCGGGATCGAGTTCGCAATGGATATATTTCCACTTGCCCTCGCGGATTCCGACGATCGGTGCGTAAGAGGCTTCCGCCGCGTACTCCATCAGCACCGGCGCGGTGCGTTCTTCGCCGTTGATGACCGGCACTAGGCTTTCGCCATCCGTCCATGGCATCACCTCGTCCATCGAGATGCCGGCGAGGTCACAGAGGGTCGGCGTGACGTCGAGGTTGGAGGTCGGTGCGAGATGCAGGCCGGCGGTGACGCCGGGGCCGGATATCATCAGCGGCACGCGTGCCGAACCCTCGAAGAAGTTCATCTTGAACCACAGGCCGCGCTCGCCGAGCATGTCGCCGTGGTCGGAGCAGAACAGGATCAGCGTGTCGTCCAGCATTCTTGTCCGGGTGAGCGTGTCGACCAGTTCGCCGACCTTCTGGTCGAGATAGGAGATATTGGCGAAATAGGCGCGGCGCGAGCGGCGAACATTTTCGTCAGTGATGCTGAAGCTGGCGTAGTCGCAGGCGTGCAGGATGCGCGCCGAATGC encodes:
- the betC gene encoding choline-sulfatase, with amino-acid sequence MTARKPNILIIMVDQLNGKLFPDGPADWLHAPHLKALAKRSARFRNNYTSSPLCAPARASFMAGQLPSRTRVYDNAAEYVSSIPTFAHHLRRAGYYTALSGKMHFVGPDQLHGFEERLTTDIYPADFGWTPDYRKPGERIDWWYHNMGSVTGAGVAEITNQMEYDDEVAFLANQKLYQLSRENDDTDHRPWCVTVSFTHPHDPYVARKKFWDLYEDCQYLEPEVGMLEKQDPHSARILHACDYASFSITDENVRRSRRAYFANISYLDQKVGELVDTLTRTRMLDDTLILFCSDHGDMLGERGLWFKMNFFEGSARVPLMISGPGVTAGLHLAPTSNLDVTPTLCDLAGISMDEVMPWTDGESLVPVINGEERTAPVLMEYAAEASYAPIVGIREGKWKYIHCELDPEQLYDLEADPLELTNLASSSDPIVKATLEAFRQMREARWDMEAFDAAVRESQARRWLVYEALRNGAYYPWDHQPLQKASERYMRNHMNLDNLEESKRYPRGE